In Drosophila miranda strain MSH22 chromosome XR, D.miranda_PacBio2.1, whole genome shotgun sequence, the genomic window ccttcctcgagtggaagtaaaacgctttagtgcgcatagaaacgatgcggtggtcaaatcctttacgagctccatgtgtatagccttagaagtgaaacagatgatacgctaatgtagcacttgatcggaggcctcgtgcggatttctgatcagtagaaaaaaggtccacagtaatctactccagtgacttcaaaagctcgagatccttccaaacgttccttagataggtctcccatgatgtgttcgaccatgcgcggcctagtcctgaagcatctcacacatctgctgacgacccttgacactgccttaacacctccaatgggccgaattttggatagcaaggcgcgaggtccggcatggaggtttctttcatgataatatcttatcagcgcaaaggtaatggaatgtccctttggcagaatgagcgggtgctgagcgtcaaatcctagcgatgagttgccaagacgacctccaactctaagtagtccagaatgatcgatgaacgggttgagcgaactaataaaactggatttcatgacttgaccattgcgccgaatctcctttatgtccatccacaaatttgccagctgaatgtgtcgaattagaagatgcgttccttaccgaatatcagaaacggtgagtcctggattcctaagacgatgtataaatttatgcatgtaggcgaatgtgcgctgcatgcgaaagaatgaattcgcaaatttgcattcggacgtgagatcggcatgtggagacgtgattagcaatcctctcttgcaaagctccaaagttgctatgttgttagatggagatacaggccacttatccttggagcctagcaaaaaggatgggccgtgaaaccatagctctgactggataagatggttgggaagcgagcctctcgagagaatatcagcaggatttaaagatgtgggaacatagcgccattccatggctgccgtcaactcctgaattgatgccactcgatttgccacgaaaacttgaaatttagctggctcgtccctaatccaagataatgctgttgacgaatccgaccagcaatagaaccgacctgtaaagattcccatgtcctttacattctgcatgattttcgcaagcaaatgggctccacttaattccagcttaggaatcgatatagtctttagcggcgccactcgcgactttgagcacaaaacgtggctcgaagactgggcttccctggacacgacatacacgcaagcgccatatgcttctaagctggcatcacagaatccgtgaacttctgtagccacactagaacgaagaaccaagcgagaaaatcagatccgagaaatgcttgccaaactatttctcaagtccatccaagttgaatgcaacgctgagggtaggctttcatcccaatccaaattttctctccaaagctgctgaaggaagattttgcacctgacaatgactggattaaCAATcaaagagggtcgtagaaccgcgcaatcgtagataaaaccgaccgctttgatggctttgagtttgtgtccagtgcggacaaggcaaaaagcagctgatccgaagcagggtcccacgctaagccgagagttttggctatgtcgcttccatcattaaactttaggaacttctctatgtcatcttcaggggttccctcaagtacttcctggtgactggagcaccatttcctaagtctaaaattccacgggacagtaaagctgatgtctggtgcatcttgtccatgacctgtgcgaccgaattaccgcccgaaataaggtcatccacgtaaaactcctgacgcagagcagctgagccaagagggtaggactcaccctcgtcgatggccagctggtgcattgcgcggaccgctaaaaatgatgcagccatCACCATGGAATATCAGAGAATATATCAGAATATCACcaacatcagagtgaagaccttgggcagcaagagaggtagacgaatgTAGAggcgagctgctagcagaattatgagcaacggaaagagtttctggttgaacggccagatcgggaggagtaatacctgggcaactttgtgttgtgggctgtatattATCGAAGTGCagcaaactatgatgcctaccgcctaTTCCAaacgctccattttctggcagcattgctgcaagaattcgtaGAATTCccctgcggtaggtatagcatccgacgatgtgtgctcctcccacttggtttgcgtcttcaaatccaacttctgcagcagcatgttgatgaccatgaatcctgaaatctcctcagcagttcccaatatctgcaacgctcgcatgtgtaaattgactgcatccgaaaactcctgaagccttttagcagaaggcgagtctaccctctttagcccaagaatcttcttgatttgtgcctggaaaacaagtcttttgatattaaagcgtttattaagtatatccagagccgcacgataattggcactgaaGAGCAacaacgatcgaaccgaatccaaagccgttGAATGATATGGcagagccgttgaattggcagcggcgtgtgactggcttacttcaacagcagccagcaactcagcttttaATGATATGAAAAAGGTATCGAAGTTTTCGCGCacctcactcccaatctcgttttgatcgagagcctccaattcGTTATTCTTCGGCGGCTGGTCCGAACAATGGCAGTACTCGATTTTGCGTAGATAATCGGAGGAAAAATAATTTAACCAAAAAGGACAGTTGGCCTTTTCCAAAAATATATGATTCTCTGGATTCCCTATTTGGGACTTTGGACTTACGAAGCGGATATTGGCAAGTTGAGATGGATAACGATGATAAAGAAAAAACTGCGTTCACTATTGGTGATGGACTGTCGATGGAAATTCTCAGTAATGCTTTTCGGCCTCTGTAATGCTCCGGCTACTTTTGAACGATTGATGGAACGTGTAATATATGCTAATAAATGCAAAGAAATGATAATATATCCAAACACATGTTAAAGTTTTGGGCCATGAAGTAACTAGAGAGGGAGTCTACACTGATAAAGATAAAGTGGCGGCAGTACAAAATTTGCCTCGTCCACATATCTTACAAGAGCTCAGAAGTTTCTTGGGACTGTAATGGCTTATATAATGTTTTTCACCGACTGTTTAAAATCAGCAGAAGTGTTGCTCCGATCCGGCTGTTCTGTTATAGGTTTCGCATCTGTCAAAAAATCCCATCGTTCCCTGTAGATGTGTTGTGTTGGAAAGGCTATTAACCGCAGGTTTCTATGCGATGTTTGGTTGATAGTTTTCAAATGCAACCCTTACACTGAACACTGAGCACATCCCGGGGGAGTGGTGGAAGTATGTCTAAGAGCGAACTATTTTGTATCATTGTTTTGAAGGGTTGCATTTTATTTACCGCCACAAAATCCCATCGCAAGAGTCTTAACTCAGATTCAACGTCCGTGTATGCGAACTAAAGTCACCTACACACACTCCGATAATGTGATACGGGCAGTAAAAAGCGCTGGTATCCCTTGAAGAATAATAGTGCTGTCTGCTGTAGCGGTATTCAGCAACCGAGCTTTGTATTTCAAGGCTCTTCATTTGGAAAGTTTTCCCCGTATACCAAAAAGCACAACACCCGTCGTATATCCGTGTTAAACAAGTCGTTCATGACAAAAATCACAGACATGTTATCCACTGGAGCGGCAGTCCAATCGATTGTAGGACTAGGCCTGCATATTACCCGTGTGAAGATTTCAAGTGACTTCTCCCATATCAATGTATATTGGCTGGGCCGCACAGATGAACAAGAAGGAGGTGCTCCCGAAACAGAGCTGTGGCACTAAGCAGTCAACTCCAACATGAGCTCACACAACTGCGTCTTATGGGTAAAATAACCCGTATAAAATGTATCCGCGACAAGACGTGTGGTATTGGATATGTTCAGACGCTCGAAAGTACCATCAGTTCGTTGCGCTCCGAAAAGGAGAGATCCTGGAAAACTCGGACTTATCAGAATGGACATGGGTTCCATCCGCTCTGAACGTAGCAGATGATGGAGCAAAGTGCCCCAAAGAATCGAGTTTCCAACCAGACGCGAGATGGTTCCCCGGTCCGCCGGTTCCTATTTGATAAAGAAGAATACTAGCCAACTGCACAGCTCAACTCGAGTAATCTTTTGCAACATGAAAGATGTCAACATCGTTATATACCGGATGGTCCAAGAAGAGGCCTACTCTGAAGAAATGGCTCTTCTACGACAAGGAAGCATCGTGAGTAAGAAAAGTTTGATCTACAAATTATCGCGAATCTCGATGAAACATTTGTGCCGAGAACACGCGGCCGCATAGATAAGTCGATCGGCATAACATGGAACCTGAAACGGCCTGTAATTCTACCCGGCGGACATAACGTCACTAATCTTATTATTGATTATTTTGATCGGAAGTTTCAGCATCAGCTCACTGAGATCGTCGACAACGAGATGAGACAATTGTACTACATATCAGGACTGCGAGCAGGAGTTCGCGACATAGCGAAAACCTGCCAAAGATGTCGCAATAAAGGAGGGCTTCCAGAGGCACCGGAGATGGGAAGCTTACCACCAGAGAGGCTGACAATCAACGAATTGCCATTCACAAACAGAGGTATCGACTTATTTGGACCACTGAAGGTAAACGTAGGAAGATGACGCGAGCAACGATGGGGGGTACTATTCACGTGCCTCACCGTGCGAGCAGTACACATCGAACTGACAAACCCCCTGTCAACAGACGCCTTCATGCTCACATTTGAAATGTTCGTAGCCCGTCGAGGAGTCCCTAAGAGAATCGTGTCGGACAAAGGGACAAACTTCCGAGGAGCCAGCCGATTACTACGAGAAGAAATCGAAAGAGTCCTACCGAACGAACTGAAAACCAAGTACCCTCAAATGAAATCCATACTAGCCGAATACAAAGGGCGACAGCAGCGCAATAAGAGTTATGCTTGGTAAGAGTTTTCGCATTGCAGGGCAGATCGTGGACAGCTTCAGAAAACGATGGCTAAAGGAATACCTACCGTGCCTTACGCCACGAACCAAGTGGTATGGACCTCCAACTAACCCCATCCAACTCGGAGTCGTCGTGGTTCTAGCAGACGAAACAAGCCACAAGGTGCAGTTACCTTCAAGTAGCCAAGGACAGGATCGCTCGCATCGCGGTGAACCGCACTGCATCTAGACTGCTAAGTCAGCCAATAGTTAAGCCAAGTTAGCAGTGAAGACAACGAATCCAACCATGGACCAAGACGTAACCAGAAGCTTGGCACACATCACGACAAGCGACGAAGTTTGTGAAAGAGGGAATGTTACGGCAGAAACCGCAGTGGCAGTAAAAAATATTCCTAAATACCTAAAATGTACCCAATAGCACAAACATTAACAGGAAGAAGAAGAACATGAAGGAAGGCAGCGGTGAAAAGTTAAAACTGAAGCGGTACAAGTTTTTTAGCCCCTCTAATATTTAATACCCCTGCACCATCTTTTGTAACGTTTGTATTTACGTTTCCTAATTATTCCACGATCCATATGGGATGTTATTTATAGCTTATTCCCACAGgcgaccatccaccatccatttctGGAATGGTCCGTAAGGTTAGGCCGTTCCAAAGTTTGACTGGTTAGCTCTATGCGATATTTAGCCGATGGTTTTCACATGCAACTCAGAATAATTCACATAGACGAATAAAAGATATTAAATGCGAAAAAGTATAAATTGTTTGTGACAAAATGAAcaaaaatacaacaacaaaagcactaAGTTATGTGTGTACAGTGTATGTACAGAAAGATAACAATGTTTTCGTACGGCTTAGGTAATTTTGTAATGGCTTATATAATACTTTCCACCGACTGTTTAAAATCAGCAGAAGTGTTGCTCCGATCCGGCTGTTCTGTTATAGGTTTCGCATCTGTCAAAAAATCCCACCGCTCCCTTTAGATGTGTTGTGTTGGAAAGGCTATTAACCGCAGGTTTCTATGCGATGTTTGGTTGATAGTTTTCAAATGCAACCCTTACACTGAACACTGAGCACATCCCGGGGGAGTGGTGGAAGTATGTCTAAGAGCGAACTATTTTGTATCATTGTTTTGAAGGGTTGCATTTTATTTACCGCCACAAAATCCCATCGCAAGAGTCTTAACTCAGATTCAACGTCCGTGTATGCGAACTAAAGTCACCTACACACACTCCGATAATGTGATACGGGCAGTAAAAAGCGCTGGTATCCCTTGAAGAATAATAGTGCTGTCTGCTGTAGCGGTATTCAGCAACCGAGCTTTGTATTTCAAGGCTCTTCATTTGGAAAGTTTTCCCCGTATACCAAAAAGCACAACACCCGTCGTATATCCGTGTTAAACAAGTCGTTCATGACAAAAATCACAGACATGTTATCCACTGGAGCGGCAGTCCAATCGATTGTAGGACTAGGCCTGCATATTACCCGTGTGAAGATTTCAAGTGACTTCTCCCATATCAATGTATATTGGCTGGGCCGCACAGATGAACAAGAAGGAGGTGCTCCCGAAACAGAGCTGTGGCACTATAGCAGTCAACGCCAACATGAGCTCACACAACTGCGTCTTATGGGTAAAATACCCCGTATAAAATTTATCCGCGACAAGACGTGCGGTATTGGATATGTTCAGACGCTCGAAAGTACCATCAGCTCGTTGCGCTCCGAAAACGAGAGATCCTGGAAAACTCGGACTTATCAGAGTGGACATGGGTTCCATCCGCTCTGAACGTAGCAGATGATGGAGCAAAGTGCACCAAAGAATCGAGTTTCCAACCAGACGCGAGATGGTTCCCCGGTCCTCCGGTTCCTATTTGATGAAGAAGAATACTAGCCAACTGCACAGCTCAACTCGAGTAATCTTTTGCAACATGGAAGATGTCAACATCGTTATATACCGGATGGTCCAAGAAGAGGCTTACTCTGAAGAAATGGCTCTTCTACGACAAGGAAGCATCGTGAGTAAGAAAAGTTTGATCTACAAATTATCGCGTATCTCGATGAGACAGGTGTGCCGAGAATACGCGGCCGCATAGATAAGTCGATCGGCACAACAAGGAACCTGAAACGGCCTGTAATTCTACCCGGCGGTCATAACGTCACTAATCTTATTATTGATTATTTTCATCGGAAGTTTCAGCATCAGCTTACTGAGATCGTCGACAACGAGATGAGACAATTGTACCACATATCAGGACTGCGAGCAGGAGTTCGCGACATAGCGAAAACCTGCCAAAGATGTCGCAATAAAGGAGGGCTTCCAGAGGCACCGGAGATGGGAAGCTACCACCAGAGAGGCTGGCAATCAACGAATTGCCATTCACAAACAGAGGTATCGACTAATTTGGACCACTGGAAGTAAACGTAGGAAGATGACGCGAGCAAAAATGGGGGGTACTATTCACGTGCCTCACCGTGCGAGCAGTACACATCGAACTGACAAACTCCCAGTCAACAGACGCATTCATGCTCACATTTGAAATGTTCGTAGCCCGTCGAGGAGTCCCTAAGAGAATCGTGTCAGACAAAGGGACAAACTTCCGAGGAGCCAGCCGATTACTACGAGAAGAAATCGAAAGAGTCCTACCGAACGAACTGGAAACCAAGTACCCTCAAATAGAATGATCCTTCATACCCCCAGGAGGACCCCATATGAGAGGTGCGTGGGAAAGGATGATTAGATCGGTGAAATCCATACTAGCCGAATACAAAGGGCGACAGCAGCGCAATAAGAGTTATGCTTGGTAAGAGTTTTCGCAATGCAGGGCAGATCGTGGACAGCTTCAGAAAACGATGGCTGAAGGAATACCTACCGTGCCTTACGCCACGAACCAAGTGGCATGGACCTCCAACTAACCCCATCCAACTCGGAGACGTCGTGGTTCTAGCAGACGAAACAAGCCTCAAGGTGCAGTTACCTTCAAGTAGCCAAGGACGGGATCGCTCGCAGCGCGGTGAACCGCACTGCATCTAGACTGCTAAGTCAGCCAATAGTTAAGCCAAGTTAGAAGTGAAGACAACGAATCGAACCATGGACCAAGACGTAACCAGAAGCTTGGCACACATCACGACAAGCGACGAAGTTTGTGAAAGAGGGAATGTTACGGCAGAAACCGCAGTGGCAGTAAAAAATATTCCTAAATACCTAAAATGTACCCAATAGCACAAACATTAACAGGAAGAAGAAGAACATGAAGGAAGGAAAGTTAAAACTGAAGCGGTACAAGTTTTTTAGCCCCTCTAATATTTAATACCCCTGCACCATCTTTTGTAACTTAAAGCATTATAAACTAGCAGTGAAAATACACCACACATAACATCTGAATAAAGCAAAACTTGAACTACAAAACAACAAACGCAGCGACAACACGGCGCGGCAATAGCTGGGTTTTGAGCTGCGGTGTTTATTCGTCAGTCTAGGCGATTTTTTAAGTCTCTTTATAGACAAGGCAACCTCTACAGGTTTCCCCCACAGTTGCTATATATTTTGGAACATAGGTTCGTAACGTTTTGCCGTTCCGAAAACTTCCTAATTATTCCACGATCCATATGGGATGTTATTTATAGCTTATTCCCACAGGCGACCATCCAACATCCATTTCTGGAATGGTCCGTAAGGTTAGGCCGTTCCGAAGTTTGACCGGTTAGCTCTATGCGATATTTAGCGGATGGTTTTCACATGCAACTCAGAATAATTCACATAGACGAATAAAAGATATTAAATGCGAAAATGTATGAATTGTCTGTGACAAAATGAAcaaaaatacaacaacaaaagcactaAGGTATGTGTGTACAGTGTATGCACAGAAAGATAACAATGTTTTCAAAATTTGTTTATTTCGTACGGCTTAGGCAATTTTCTAATGGCATATATAATCGTTTCCACCGACTGTTTAAAATCAGCAGAAGTGTTGCTCCGATCCGGCTGTTCTGTTATAGGTTTCGCATCTGTCAAAAAATCCCACCGTTCCCTGTAGATGTGTTGCGTTGGAAAGGCTATGCGATGTTTGGTTGATAGTTTTCAAATGCAACCCTTACACTGAACACTGATCACTTCCCGGGGGAGTCGTGGATTTTTTTGACAGATGTGAAACCTCGATTCCCACACTTCAATTTGGAAAATTTTAACAATTGTAGATTATTAAATTGGCTATATTATTGGCTATAATAAAGCAATCCATATATGTACAACAAACGTTACTCTTTGGACTGTACAAAGAGGGTTCAAATATAACTTGAACAGAGAAAAACACTTCTGTTCGTTTGGTTTTGGTAGGAATGAATCCAATTTATTCTTCATAAATTTCCTTAGCCTAAAAGTACATAATATTCTGTCGCTAAGAGCAGCGGCAGAACGGGATCATGTAGCATgccatatgtatgtgtatatttatGTTTGTAAGAATGTATATGCAGAAGGCATATACATTGGAATGCTCATTTGGCCACTTGGAATATATTGCCGACACTGCAGTTCTCACGCTGCAGGCCAGTCCACATACAAGGGACTGATCGTATTACAGCTTTTGAGTGCGGCTGTGTTACGTAAACATTGCGACAAAGTGTCTTTATGTTTATGAGCGTGATACTCTACATTAACTTTGGGCATATGACCacttgacatattgtatacacTACAATGCTGTGGGCATACAACATACTACACTTCCCTTTTTAGAGAAATAACGTAATATAATTATGTAGTTATTTTTATTggtattatttttatttttatatctTTATATACCATGTTGTATTAAAAAAATTTTGGTAttttgatatatatatatatattctgtttttttcttttatttattaatttttttagcCTATCCTTATGAACTTTTTGTTCCTTATCTTTCTTATTCcttataattatattatttttgttttctatACCAACGACCTCAAAAGGTCCTATATAAGAGGGTTCTAATTTATGACCTGTTTCATTTTTTAAGTAAACTTGCTCTCCTATTTCTATTTTAAAATATGATACTTTCtaatcattttttttttttttgattaatTTTATGTTTTTCTAAAAGTATTCGCGCTCTTTTATACGCGTTTTCTAGTCTAAACTTAACTTCCTTAGAATAATCTTCTATATTATATATAGGCTCTATGATATCTACGCTGTTAAATTGTATTGGTAAGTTATTTTGCCTTCCAAATACTAGTTCATATGGACAATAATTATGAGTTACTGATGGTGTTGTGTTAAAACAATACACGAAATATTGTAACCATACGTCCCAGTCAGTTTTATCTATAATAATTGAAAAATGCAACGAATCTTTTAGCGCTGTCTGCGTCCGTAGGGACAGGATAATTATTGATGACGTCAAATTTTTTGTCATCTGGTAAGATTCCTTTATCTGTGCATCTGTGACCTAGAAACGTCACCTCGTGCATAAAAAATGAACATTTTTCTGGATGTAATTTCAGATTATGTTTTCTACAAAGTTTGAAAACATCTGTTAAATTTTTAATCATATGTTGTTCAGAACAACTAATAACGATTAAATCATCCATGTAAAGGAAAGCTTGTGTAGGCTCAAGGCCTGAGAAAGCTATTGTCATTATTCTCTGAAATGAATTAAGCGCTTTTTTTAGACCAAATGGTAATCGCGTGAAGCGATATGAACCATTGCTTGTTGAAAAAGACGTTATATTTCTTGAGTTTTCCTCAAGTTCGATTTGGTGGAAGCCTGACATTAGATCAAGGCATGAAAAATATTTAGCTCGACCCAATTGATCAAGAATATCCTCAATTCTGGGGAGTGGAAATTTATCGGACagcaattttttatttatttggcgaTAGTcaataggttaggttaggttaggttaacccggacggccctcagcggggccacgcataggccaatctggcccttagttatccggataGGGGGGTGTATGAACCGCCGCGGGAGTGTTTATGTGGTTTtaaagtccccgagaatcgaggtgtttttagcataggccagcagttcttgtggcgtccttttggaggcgtcttccagtgatgccagcactggggcgcccaggtatctcctccttgcccttgagagagccggactgtagcagatgagatgttccagggtttcgatagccccaggttcctcacatttcctacaactgtctctgttggtgatgcctagctttgctgcatgtgcagcagccagacagtgacctgttagtatcaccactagcaatctacagtcctttcgtggtaggtgcagtaggtagtggctaagtttctcgttgcgcACCTTGCACATTgtcttcgaggttctgcaggtggtggtactcctccacctgcaatcagtctgtgctctagcctgcttctctagatcgccttgcagcgttctgagggagacaggcacgttctcggttctcctattctccagcccgacgccttccttagctagtacgtccgccgcttcgtttccttcgatgccctggtggctgggagcccaatagatccgcactgtctttgtcgtgcttaggatgtctaatgcctccctgctcgccaagacacttctggaactgaccgcggaggacggcatggatcttatcgccgcttggctgtcgacgaataggttgaccgcatcgtgtgctcgttctgtgAGGAGAGCGAGCTCCGCTGCtttcccgatggcaaaaacttctgcctggaatatgctgcattggtccggtagcttatacgacagccttatctcagggtctgtacagtataggcctgctcctactcctccgtccatcttggagccgtctgtgtatatattgaggtgctcagtttggtcccttccaattttccagtcttcaggtcccaaagatgtggttgttttgacgtcaaggcaagtttggggggtcatgtaatcagttgatctggtcatgtccctgccaattgaactgtgcccgtatccttgtggcGATAGAtttcctgatgctataaggcgttgtgctgcctttcccgcaatcaggcgagcgtgaatgtccagggggtcgattccgagtacaatttcgagtgcttttgttggggttgacctcagcgcccctgtaatacagagcagagcctgtcgctgagtcttttccataagcttatggtatgtcttcttttcaatagcctgccaccacactaaggctccatacagcagagttggtcgcaccaccgagatgtagatccagtgcattagagcaggtgacaggccccatgtgctgctgagcatcttcttggatgcataaagcgcaatggtagccttcttcaccctttccactacattgggcctccatgccagcttgctgtccagtactgtgcctaggtatttcatctgtgattttggagtcagcctagtttggtcaattttcgggggggtccgtatcggtac contains:
- the LOC117186444 gene encoding uncharacterized protein LOC117186444, translating into MVPRSSGSYLMKKNTSQLHSSTRVIFCNMEDVNIVIYRMVQEEAYSEEMALLRQGSIFQHQLTEIVDNEMRQLYHISGLRAGVRDIAKTCQRCRNKGGLPEAPEMGSYHQRGWQSTNCHSQTEVSTNLDHWK